In Mesorhizobium sp., one DNA window encodes the following:
- a CDS encoding sel1 repeat family protein — protein MKPSHVVSLLGAILAIAHLPAVAAEEPKPAAQELRPSVDTGSGAAKADTPSVPPVTGAPAVDVDPSAKEGTSAAPATPSLPPAIDPNRFGERLPDAVFGAYQRGEYITAYKLALPRAQAGNPAAMTLIAEIYARGLGVPKNEKEAAAWYARASDAGVPEAQFQYALLLIDGRLVKRDDKRARELMQAAADAGNRLAQFNLAQMIIDREPGPSGQLKAVEYYMKAAEAGLADAQYAVAQVYANGMGGITVDLPEARKWLLLAARQNFDTAQVDLASWLVEGKGGPRDMKAGFGWMRRAALGGNVAAQNRLAKLYVGGLGVEPDAIEGAAWYIRARRAGLVDYYMEDVMNGLTDEETKQAIERANRLR, from the coding sequence ATGAAGCCGAGCCATGTCGTCTCGCTGCTCGGCGCGATCCTCGCGATCGCACATCTTCCGGCCGTAGCAGCCGAAGAGCCGAAGCCTGCCGCGCAGGAACTGAGGCCGTCCGTCGATACCGGCAGCGGGGCCGCGAAGGCCGACACGCCTTCAGTGCCCCCTGTGACAGGGGCGCCCGCCGTCGATGTGGATCCGTCCGCCAAAGAAGGCACGTCAGCCGCGCCCGCGACGCCGTCGTTGCCGCCCGCCATCGATCCCAACCGATTCGGCGAGCGTCTTCCGGACGCTGTCTTCGGTGCCTACCAGCGGGGCGAGTACATCACCGCCTACAAGCTGGCGCTGCCGCGCGCCCAGGCCGGCAACCCGGCGGCGATGACCCTCATCGCGGAGATTTATGCCCGCGGGCTGGGCGTCCCGAAGAACGAGAAGGAAGCCGCCGCCTGGTATGCGAGGGCATCGGATGCCGGCGTTCCCGAAGCGCAGTTCCAATATGCGCTGCTGCTGATCGACGGGCGCCTGGTCAAGCGTGACGACAAGCGCGCTCGGGAGCTGATGCAGGCCGCGGCCGATGCCGGCAACCGGCTGGCGCAGTTCAATCTGGCGCAGATGATCATCGACCGCGAGCCGGGGCCGTCCGGTCAGCTGAAGGCGGTCGAATATTACATGAAGGCCGCCGAGGCCGGGCTGGCGGATGCGCAATACGCCGTCGCCCAGGTCTATGCCAACGGCATGGGCGGCATCACCGTCGACCTTCCCGAGGCGCGGAAATGGCTGCTCCTGGCGGCCCGGCAGAACTTCGACACCGCCCAGGTCGACCTCGCGTCCTGGCTGGTCGAAGGCAAGGGCGGCCCACGCGACATGAAGGCCGGCTTCGGCTGGATGCGTCGCGCGGCGCTGGGCGGCAACGTCGCCGCGCAGAACAGGTTGGCGAAGCTCTATGTCGGCGGGCTTGGCGTCGAGCCGGATGCGATCGAAGGCGCCGCCTGGTACATCCGGGCGCGCCGGGCAGGTCTCGTCGACTACTACATGGAAGACGTGATGAACGGCCTGACCGACGAGGAGACAAAGCAGGCGATCGAGCGCGCCAACCGGCTGCGGTAG
- a CDS encoding inositol monophosphatase family protein, whose translation MPRSAIINVMVQAATKAGRSLSRDFGEVQNLQVSLKGPGDFVSQADKRAEEIIHTELSRSRPDYSFLMEESGAITGSDSQHRFIVDPLDGTTNFLHGIPIFAVSIGLERQGQIVAGVIYNPAMDELYTAERGGGAFLNDRRLRVGARRKLADCVIGTGVPHLGRGHHGNFLIEMRHVMAEVAGIRRMGAAALDLAYVAAGRLDGFWETGLSPWDMAAGILMIREAGGFVSDAEGGTDMLEQGSIVAGNEIIQKTLLQTIRKPLPRAN comes from the coding sequence ATGCCACGTTCAGCCATCATCAACGTCATGGTCCAGGCCGCCACCAAGGCCGGCCGTTCGCTCTCGCGCGACTTCGGCGAGGTGCAGAACCTGCAGGTCTCGCTGAAGGGGCCCGGCGATTTCGTCAGCCAGGCGGACAAGCGCGCCGAGGAGATCATCCACACGGAACTATCTCGTTCGCGGCCCGACTATTCGTTCCTGATGGAGGAGAGCGGCGCGATCACCGGTTCGGACAGCCAGCACCGCTTCATCGTCGATCCGCTCGACGGCACCACCAATTTCCTGCACGGCATCCCGATCTTCGCCGTGTCGATCGGTCTGGAGCGACAGGGCCAGATCGTCGCCGGGGTGATCTACAATCCGGCGATGGACGAGCTCTACACCGCCGAGCGCGGCGGCGGCGCCTTTCTCAACGACCGGCGATTGCGCGTCGGCGCGCGGCGCAAACTGGCGGACTGCGTCATCGGCACAGGCGTTCCCCACCTTGGGCGCGGCCATCACGGCAATTTCCTGATCGAGATGCGCCACGTGATGGCCGAGGTCGCCGGCATTCGCCGCATGGGCGCGGCGGCGCTCGATCTCGCCTATGTCGCGGCGGGGCGGCTCGACGGCTTCTGGGAGACCGGGCTGTCGCCCTGGGATATGGCGGCCGGCATCCTGATGATCCGCGAGGCTGGCGGCTTCGTCTCCGACGCGGAGGGCGGCACCGACATGCTCGAGCAAGGCTCGATCGTCGCCGGCAACGAGATCATCCAGAAGACACTGCTGCAGACGATCCGGAAGCCGCTGCCACGTGCGAACTGA
- the efp gene encoding elongation factor P produces the protein MAKINGNEIRPGTVIEHQGGLWAAVKTNTVKPGKGGAYNQVELKNLINGTKLNERFRSAETVERVQLELKDFSFLYEQGDALVFMDTESYEQLELAKDFVGDRAAFLQDGMMVTVQLYEDKPIGVALPDHVTLTVTEADPVVRGQTAASSYKPAVLENGIRVLVPPFIESGERILVDTNEISYMRRAD, from the coding sequence ATGGCCAAGATCAATGGCAACGAAATCCGTCCAGGCACCGTGATCGAGCACCAGGGCGGGCTGTGGGCCGCGGTGAAGACCAACACCGTCAAGCCCGGCAAGGGCGGCGCCTATAACCAGGTCGAGCTCAAGAACCTGATCAACGGCACCAAGCTCAACGAACGCTTCCGCTCGGCCGAGACGGTCGAGCGGGTGCAGCTCGAGCTGAAGGACTTCTCCTTCCTCTACGAGCAGGGCGATGCGCTCGTGTTCATGGACACCGAATCCTACGAGCAACTCGAACTGGCGAAGGATTTCGTCGGCGACCGCGCCGCCTTCCTGCAGGACGGCATGATGGTCACGGTCCAGCTCTATGAGGACAAGCCGATCGGCGTCGCGCTGCCGGACCATGTGACGCTCACGGTTACCGAGGCCGATCCTGTCGTCCGGGGGCAGACGGCGGCGTCGTCCTACAAGCCGGCCGTTCTTGAAAACGGTATCCGCGTGCTGGTGCCGCCGTTCATCGAGTCAGGCGAGCGAATCCTCGTTGACACCAACGAAATCAGTTACATGCGCAGGGCCGACTAG
- a CDS encoding hemolysin III family protein, whose product MSKAAHPHFVHFRVPSKAELIADGVVHAIGILIAIAVGTALLAFAAGRTGTGEYVSLVFYLSSLLTVLGVSCAYNLWPHSPVKWVLRRADHAAIYLLIAGTYTPFLISVPDPLVSGSMMAIVWSGAVVGMAVKLFLPGRFDGLAIVFYLAMGWSGAIMVRSLADVLPTSTMWLIAAGGAAYSCGVVFFVWRNLRFQSAVWHAFVVTGATLHLVAMTDFMVIARV is encoded by the coding sequence ATGAGCAAGGCTGCGCATCCGCATTTCGTCCACTTCCGGGTCCCTTCGAAGGCCGAGCTGATCGCCGACGGCGTCGTCCACGCGATCGGAATCCTGATCGCGATCGCGGTCGGCACGGCACTTCTGGCGTTCGCCGCCGGTCGGACCGGCACCGGCGAATACGTCTCGCTGGTCTTCTATCTGTCTTCGCTGCTGACCGTTCTCGGCGTGTCCTGCGCCTACAATTTGTGGCCGCACTCGCCGGTGAAATGGGTACTGCGGCGGGCCGACCACGCGGCGATCTACCTGCTGATCGCCGGAACCTATACGCCGTTTCTGATCAGCGTTCCCGATCCGCTGGTTTCCGGCTCGATGATGGCGATCGTCTGGAGCGGTGCCGTCGTCGGCATGGCGGTCAAGCTCTTCCTGCCGGGGCGGTTCGATGGGTTGGCGATCGTCTTCTACCTTGCAATGGGTTGGAGCGGCGCGATCATGGTGCGCTCGCTCGCCGATGTCCTGCCGACCTCGACGATGTGGCTGATCGCGGCCGGAGGCGCGGCCTATTCCTGCGGCGTGGTGTTCTTCGTGTGGCGCAACCTGCGCTTCCAGAGCGCGGTGTGGCACGCCTTCGTCGTCACCGGCGCGACGCTGCATCTGGTCGCCATGACGGATTTCATGGTCATCGCGCGCGTCTGA
- a CDS encoding thiamine phosphate synthase, with the protein MTDDLPNRCRLVLIADPNKGGMEAQRVVDALSGGDVASLILVGGSVEDAAFQAYCEAIVPSAQAKGVAVLISGDSRIVGRVGADGIHLETGKAEIDAAVRKHDGRLIVGAGGAKTRHDALELGEAQPDYIFFGRFGYDQDPAPHPRNLDLAQWWAEIVNVPCIAQGGSDIASVEAVAATGAEFVALSSAVFGGALSPADAVRSANDLLDRTAPRFEE; encoded by the coding sequence ATGACCGACGACCTGCCAAACCGCTGCCGCCTCGTGCTCATCGCCGACCCGAACAAGGGCGGCATGGAGGCCCAACGCGTCGTCGACGCGCTCTCGGGGGGCGACGTTGCCTCGCTGATCCTGGTGGGCGGGTCGGTGGAGGACGCTGCGTTCCAGGCCTATTGCGAGGCGATCGTGCCGTCGGCGCAGGCCAAGGGCGTGGCCGTGTTGATCTCGGGTGACAGCCGCATTGTCGGCCGCGTCGGCGCCGACGGCATCCATCTCGAGACGGGCAAGGCCGAGATCGACGCCGCGGTGCGCAAGCATGACGGCCGGTTGATCGTCGGCGCGGGTGGGGCCAAGACGCGGCACGATGCGCTCGAGCTCGGCGAGGCACAGCCGGACTACATCTTCTTCGGCCGCTTTGGCTACGATCAGGATCCGGCGCCGCATCCGCGCAATCTCGATCTGGCGCAATGGTGGGCGGAGATCGTCAACGTGCCCTGTATCGCGCAGGGCGGGTCGGACATCGCCTCCGTCGAGGCCGTCGCCGCGACCGGGGCCGAATTCGTCGCGCTCTCCTCGGCGGTGTTCGGCGGCGCGCTATCTCCCGCCGATGCGGTGCGGAGCGCCAACGACCTGCTCGACCGGACTGCACCGAGGTTCGAGGAATGA
- a CDS encoding sulfite exporter TauE/SafE family protein yields the protein MIPLISDPTFYAGAIPAVLLVGLSKGGLGGAAGFIGVPLMALATSPVQAAAILLPILLLMDVVSLWTWRGNYDRRILAQTIPGSLVGIGLGWLTAAIVSPAIVRLMLGLIAIVFVGRWLYTLVRRTGHISQEPNAAKGAFWGLVSGYTSFVAHAGGPPFQVYTLPLKLDPRVFTSTGVYFFALMNVVKLVPYFALGQFDKTNLVTSLILMPLAPLATLAGAWVVRRMRTEVFYSFTYGVMALIAAKLVWDGISAILP from the coding sequence ATGATTCCCCTGATCTCGGATCCCACCTTCTACGCGGGTGCCATTCCCGCTGTCCTGCTGGTTGGCCTGTCCAAGGGCGGGCTCGGCGGCGCGGCGGGGTTCATCGGGGTGCCGCTGATGGCGCTCGCCACGTCGCCCGTACAAGCGGCCGCCATCCTGCTGCCGATCCTCCTCCTGATGGATGTCGTGTCGCTGTGGACGTGGCGGGGCAATTACGACCGCAGAATTCTCGCCCAGACGATCCCCGGCTCCCTGGTGGGTATCGGGCTCGGCTGGCTAACCGCGGCGATCGTCTCCCCGGCGATCGTCCGCCTCATGCTCGGCCTCATTGCGATCGTATTCGTCGGACGCTGGCTCTATACGCTGGTCCGGCGTACCGGCCATATCAGCCAGGAACCGAACGCCGCGAAAGGCGCCTTCTGGGGGCTCGTTTCGGGCTATACGAGTTTCGTGGCGCACGCCGGCGGACCGCCGTTCCAGGTCTACACGCTTCCCCTGAAACTCGACCCGCGGGTCTTCACCAGCACCGGCGTCTATTTCTTCGCCTTGATGAATGTCGTGAAGCTCGTGCCCTATTTCGCGCTCGGCCAGTTCGACAAGACCAACCTTGTTACCTCCCTGATCCTGATGCCGCTGGCGCCGCTGGCCACGCTGGCCGGAGCGTGGGTCGTGCGGCGCATGCGGACGGAAGTGTTCTACTCGTTCACCTACGGCGTCATGGCCCTTATCGCCGCCAAGCTGGTGTGGGATGGAATATCGGCAATTCTACCATGA